The Acinetobacter pittii genome contains a region encoding:
- a CDS encoding purine-cytosine permease family protein — MSVSEHPNLDTVQGADSQKAVNETLEDYTLRYAPHSFRRWSPKVVAITALGGIAYLADFSIGASIGMSYGTTNAVFSILFAAIIIFLTGIPLAYYAARYNIDLDLITRGAGFGYIGSVLTSIIFASFTFIFFALEGSIMAQGLLLGLGVPLWAGYLISTVMVIPLVIYGMKALSKLQVWTTPLWLVLMIGPVAYLIYQEPTLVSQFATFTGHEGFAPVDMAAIMLGAGICLSLIMQIGEQIDYLRFMPAKTKENSKAWWAAVISAGPGWVILGAIKQIIGAFLGFYLLTKIPGVNSTEPVQQFNAAFHDMLPGWAALTLAVILVVISQIKINVTNAYSGSLAWTSAYTRISKHYPGRIVFVMVNLAIALALMEGNMFAVLGKILGFYSNFAIAWVVVVATDISINKYVLKLSPKEPEYRRDMLYNVNPVGMVAFLVSAGLSIAAFFGLLGSFLAPYSPLIALVLAFVLTPIMGLLTKGKYYIKSHDDGIKEPRYDAEGTPVATVYHCRVCEQGYERPDIMFSHKHNGTICSLCKTLDD, encoded by the coding sequence ATGAGTGTATCTGAACATCCAAATCTGGACACTGTGCAAGGTGCAGATTCACAAAAAGCAGTGAATGAAACCTTAGAAGATTATACTTTACGTTATGCTCCACACAGCTTTCGGCGCTGGAGTCCCAAAGTTGTTGCTATTACTGCACTTGGTGGTATTGCCTATCTTGCTGACTTTTCTATTGGTGCCAGTATTGGTATGTCTTATGGAACAACCAATGCTGTTTTCTCCATTTTATTTGCAGCGATTATTATCTTCTTAACCGGCATTCCTTTAGCCTACTACGCAGCTCGCTATAACATCGACCTTGACTTGATTACCCGCGGTGCAGGTTTCGGTTACATCGGTTCGGTTCTTACCAGTATCATTTTCGCCAGTTTCACATTTATTTTCTTTGCCCTTGAAGGTTCAATCATGGCGCAAGGATTATTGCTCGGTTTAGGCGTTCCGCTTTGGGCTGGCTACCTCATCTCAACCGTTATGGTTATTCCGCTGGTGATTTACGGCATGAAAGCTTTAAGTAAATTACAAGTCTGGACTACCCCACTTTGGCTCGTTCTAATGATTGGTCCTGTGGCTTATCTGATTTACCAAGAACCTACCTTAGTTAGCCAGTTTGCAACGTTTACAGGTCATGAAGGTTTTGCACCTGTAGATATGGCAGCGATTATGCTTGGTGCAGGTATATGCTTATCCCTCATCATGCAAATCGGTGAGCAAATTGACTACCTACGCTTCATGCCTGCAAAAACAAAAGAAAATAGCAAAGCATGGTGGGCAGCGGTTATTTCAGCGGGGCCAGGCTGGGTGATTTTAGGGGCGATTAAACAAATTATTGGGGCATTTTTAGGTTTCTATTTACTCACTAAAATACCGGGCGTAAACAGTACCGAACCTGTTCAACAGTTTAATGCGGCGTTTCATGACATGCTTCCGGGCTGGGCGGCTTTAACACTTGCGGTTATTTTGGTGGTTATTTCTCAAATTAAAATTAATGTGACCAATGCTTACTCTGGTTCCCTTGCATGGACAAGTGCCTACACTCGTATTAGCAAACATTATCCTGGTCGTATTGTGTTTGTGATGGTGAACTTGGCAATTGCACTTGCTTTAATGGAAGGCAACATGTTTGCGGTACTGGGTAAAATCTTAGGGTTCTATTCAAACTTTGCGATTGCTTGGGTTGTGGTTGTAGCAACAGACATTTCAATTAATAAATATGTTTTAAAACTTTCACCGAAAGAACCTGAATATCGCCGTGACATGCTATACAACGTAAACCCTGTCGGTATGGTTGCGTTCCTTGTATCAGCAGGCTTATCAATTGCAGCATTCTTCGGCTTACTTGGTAGCTTCTTGGCGCCTTACTCACCGCTTATCGCACTTGTACTTGCCTTTGTATTAACACCAATCATGGGCTTATTAACCAAAGGAAAATACTACATCAAGTCACACGATGACGGTATTAAAGAACCACGTTATGATGCTGAAGGTACTCCTGTAGCAACTGTTTATCACTGCCGCGTATGTGAGCAAGGTTATGAACGTCCAGATATTATGTTCTCTCACAAACATAACGGTACAATCTGTTCTTTGTGTAAAACACTCGATGATTAA
- the putR gene encoding Lrp/AsnC family transcriptional regulator, which produces MDRTDKKILAELQLNGRLSITELAEKVGLSISPCHRRVKALEESGAIKGYRAELDPNLVGFEFSAIVFITLKEGDKQAVEKFENAVIDIPQIIQAQRLFGEPDYLLHVVAKDLPAFQRLYDEKLSAIPSVQRLISTIVMKDVVPERLFPIG; this is translated from the coding sequence ATGGATCGCACAGATAAAAAGATTCTTGCTGAATTGCAATTAAATGGCCGATTATCTATTACTGAATTGGCAGAAAAAGTAGGCTTGAGCATTTCACCTTGTCATAGACGAGTGAAGGCTTTAGAAGAGTCAGGAGCTATCAAAGGTTATCGGGCAGAGCTCGACCCGAATTTAGTGGGATTTGAATTTTCAGCGATTGTTTTTATTACGCTTAAAGAAGGTGATAAACAGGCAGTTGAGAAGTTTGAAAATGCTGTGATAGACATCCCGCAAATTATTCAGGCGCAGCGCTTATTTGGTGAGCCAGACTATTTGCTGCATGTGGTGGCTAAAGATTTACCGGCTTTCCAGCGTTTGTACGATGAAAAATTATCTGCTATTCCAAGTGTGCAAAGGCTCATCTCAACCATTGTGATGAAAGATGTAGTGCCTGAACGTTTATTCCCGATTGGCTAA
- a CDS encoding LysE family translocator, producing the protein MAFNIFIAFWSVSILFIITPGADWAYAISAGIKGKVVVPAVAGMLFGHFITILLVAAGVGLLVANNPTALMILTVAGSAYLLWMGINLLLTPPTPNESGSEKAQSWLSWATKGVYVSGLNPKVFLLFLALLPQFIDTTASWSVTTQILAFGVVHMISCAIIYLMVGYGSEAILKTRPQAAQLVGRFSGGLMVVIATCLLIGQI; encoded by the coding sequence ATGGCTTTTAACATTTTTATTGCATTTTGGAGTGTCTCCATTCTTTTTATCATTACGCCAGGGGCAGACTGGGCCTATGCCATTTCGGCAGGAATTAAAGGTAAAGTTGTCGTACCCGCTGTCGCAGGCATGCTATTTGGGCACTTTATTACGATTTTATTAGTAGCAGCTGGTGTTGGTCTGCTTGTAGCAAATAATCCAACTGCTCTGATGATTCTTACTGTTGCGGGTTCTGCTTATTTATTATGGATGGGAATAAATTTATTACTTACCCCTCCTACTCCGAACGAATCTGGTTCTGAAAAGGCTCAGTCATGGTTGAGCTGGGCAACCAAAGGCGTTTACGTGAGTGGATTAAACCCGAAAGTTTTTTTGCTCTTTTTAGCCCTGCTTCCTCAATTTATTGACACGACTGCTTCATGGTCAGTGACGACACAAATTCTTGCCTTTGGTGTTGTCCACATGATTAGCTGCGCAATTATTTACTTAATGGTGGGTTATGGTTCAGAGGCTATTTTGAAAACCAGACCACAAGCAGCACAGTTAGTCGGCCGTTTTTCAGGTGGTTTAATGGTCGTTATCGCAACGTGCTTATTGATTGGGCAAATTTAA
- the umuD gene encoding LexA family protein yields MPKKKEFEHGGARENAGRKAQFNEPTKVIRVPESQVNFIKNWLLNNVKTNHLTDFNSKLNVQAVHPNNDKIYHIPLATERVAAGFPSPAQDDIEQALDLNEYLIRNENATFIVKANSLSMLDAGIDINDPLIVDRSIPAKSGDIVIALIDNDFTVKRLMIDSQFHPPKVWLKAENPDYQNIYIEEGQELVIWGVVTYNLKRMR; encoded by the coding sequence ATGCCCAAGAAAAAAGAGTTCGAGCATGGTGGTGCACGAGAAAATGCCGGCCGTAAAGCACAGTTCAATGAACCCACCAAAGTCATTCGTGTTCCTGAGTCCCAAGTTAACTTTATCAAAAATTGGTTACTGAATAATGTCAAAACCAATCACTTGACCGACTTTAACTCAAAACTTAATGTTCAAGCAGTGCACCCGAATAACGATAAAATTTACCACATTCCTTTGGCAACTGAACGTGTTGCAGCGGGTTTTCCTTCACCTGCACAAGATGATATTGAGCAAGCACTCGATTTAAATGAATATTTAATTAGAAATGAAAATGCCACGTTTATTGTCAAAGCCAACTCTTTATCCATGTTAGATGCTGGAATTGATATTAATGATCCGCTTATTGTGGACCGTAGCATTCCCGCTAAATCGGGTGATATTGTGATTGCACTCATCGATAATGATTTCACTGTGAAGCGCTTAATGATTGATAGTCAATTTCATCCACCTAAAGTTTGGCTAAAAGCAGAAAATCCTGATTATCAGAATATTTATATTGAAGAGGGGCAAGAACTGGTTATTTGGGGAGTCGTGACTTATAACCTCAAACGAATGAGATAA
- a CDS encoding KGG domain-containing protein, which yields MANTRYEDDDNNRTGTSNRGFASMDPERVREIASKGGRAAHASGNAHEFTSEEAREAGRAAHASGNAHEFTSEEAREAGALSHKNDRNGRGRSRDDDDDDDRGGRSGGRGRGRSRDDDDDDDDRGGRSGGRGRGRSRDDDDDDDDRGGRSGGRGRGRSRDDDDDDDDRGGRSGGRGRGRSRDDDDDDDDRGGRSGGRGRGRSRDDDDDDDDRGGRSGGRGRGRSRDDDDDDDRGGRSGGRGRGRSRDDDDDDDRGGRSGGRGRGRSRDDDDDDDRGGRSGGRGRGRSRDDDDDDDRGGRSGGRGRGRSRDDDDDDDRGGRSGGRGRGRSRDDDDDDDRGGRSGGRGRGRSRDDDDDDDRGGRSGGRGRGRSRDDDDDDDRGGRSGGRGRGRSRDDDDDYDGRGQNSRNQKRDAYGRFTS from the coding sequence ATGGCTAATACTAGATATGAAGATGATGATAACAATAGAACAGGTACTTCAAATCGTGGATTTGCAAGTATGGATCCTGAAAGAGTACGAGAAATAGCCAGCAAAGGTGGGCGAGCAGCTCACGCGAGTGGTAATGCACATGAGTTTACCTCTGAAGAGGCTCGTGAAGCTGGCAGAGCAGCCCATGCAAGTGGTAACGCTCATGAATTTACGTCTGAAGAAGCACGTGAAGCGGGTGCCTTAAGTCATAAAAATGACCGTAATGGTCGTGGCCGCAGTCGTGATGATGACGATGATGATGATCGCGGTGGCCGCTCAGGTGGTCGAGGCCGAGGTCGCAGTCGTGATGACGACGATGATGATGACGATCGCGGAGGCCGTTCAGGTGGCCGAGGCCGAGGTCGCAGTCGTGATGACGACGATGATGATGACGATCGCGGTGGCCGTTCAGGTGGTCGAGGCCGAGGTCGCAGCCGTGATGATGACGATGATGATGACGATCGTGGTGGCCGTTCAGGTGGTCGAGGCCGAGGTCGCAGCCGTGATGATGACGATGATGATGACGATCGCGGTGGCCGCTCAGGTGGTCGAGGTCGTGGCCGCAGCCGTGATGACGATGATGATGATGATGATCGCGGTGGTCGCTCAGGCGGACGAGGTCGTGGTCGCAGCCGTGATGATGACGATGATGACGATCGCGGTGGCCGCTCAGGCGGACGAGGTCGTGGTCGCAGCCGTGATGATGACGATGATGATGATCGCGGTGGCCGTTCAGGCGGACGAGGTCGTGGTCGCAGCCGTGATGACGACGACGATGATGATCGCGGTGGCCGTTCAGGTGGCCGAGGCCGAGGTCGTAGCCGTGATGACGACGACGATGATGATCGTGGTGGCCGTTCAGGCGGACGAGGTCGTGGTCGCAGCCGTGATGATGACGATGATGACGATCGCGGTGGCCGTTCAGGCGGACGAGGTCGTGGCCGCAGCCGTGATGACGATGATGATGACGATCGCGGAGGCCGTTCAGGCGGACGAGGCCGTGGCCGCAGCCGTGATGACGATGATGATGACGATCGCGGTGGCCGTTCAGGCGGACGAGGTCGTGGCCGCAGCCGTGATGACGATGATGATGACGATCGTGGTGGCCGTTCAGGCGGACGAGGTCGAGGTCGCAGCCGTGATGACGACGATGATTATGATGGCCGCGGTCAAAACTCGCGTAATCAAAAACGTGATGCCTACGGACGTTTTACGTCTTAA
- a CDS encoding DUF6367 family protein has protein sequence MKVDQQSSLPQYIHISIPEILLGHIKSKNSWQNYDQEWSYRLDPPHASHPFQRDLYIIKSKDMKQEDIKLLLDNIAHQDNKASQNIEGARKVIQEILDLSNNIPIENWLDDIGNRSIIESMIDKNKIKLMEII, from the coding sequence ATGAAAGTAGATCAACAATCATCACTTCCACAATATATTCATATTTCTATCCCAGAAATTCTATTAGGTCATATTAAGTCTAAGAATTCATGGCAGAATTATGATCAAGAATGGAGTTATAGATTAGATCCCCCACATGCAAGCCATCCCTTCCAAAGAGACTTATACATTATTAAATCAAAAGATATGAAACAAGAAGATATAAAATTATTACTTGATAATATAGCGCATCAAGATAATAAAGCTTCACAGAATATAGAGGGAGCAAGAAAAGTTATTCAAGAAATTTTAGACTTATCTAATAATATACCGATAGAAAATTGGTTAGACGATATAGGAAACCGCTCTATTATTGAGAGTATGATTGATAAAAATAAAATTAAGCTAATGGAAATTATATAA
- the yhxC gene encoding SDR family oxidoreductase: protein MENSTNQYPTSAPAQVQSHQPGDQEKMHPEPEIIKSSHKGSEKLKGKVAVISGGDSGIGRSVAVLFAREGADIAILYLEEDQDAEITKQLVEREGQHCLLLKGDISDPDVAKLDIDKVLQQYGKINILVNNAGVQYQQKEIESISNEQLEKTFKTNIFPMFYLTKEAIPYMEEGDSIINTTSITSYQGHDELIDYASTKGAITTFTRSLSNNLMKQKKGIRVNGVAPGPIWTPLIPSSFDAETVAEFGKDTPMGRMGQPSEVAPAYLFLASDDASYITGQVIHVNGGQIVNG, encoded by the coding sequence ATGGAAAACTCAACAAATCAATATCCGACGTCTGCTCCCGCACAAGTTCAATCTCACCAACCAGGCGATCAGGAAAAAATGCATCCTGAACCAGAGATTATAAAAAGCTCCCATAAAGGTAGCGAGAAGTTAAAAGGTAAAGTTGCCGTTATTAGTGGTGGCGATAGTGGTATAGGCCGTTCTGTCGCTGTATTGTTTGCCCGTGAAGGTGCCGATATTGCCATCCTTTATCTTGAAGAAGATCAAGATGCCGAAATCACCAAACAGCTCGTAGAAAGAGAAGGACAACATTGCCTTTTATTAAAAGGTGATATTTCTGACCCAGATGTTGCAAAACTAGATATTGATAAAGTTCTACAACAGTACGGCAAAATTAATATCTTAGTGAATAATGCCGGTGTGCAATATCAACAAAAGGAAATTGAAAGCATTAGTAATGAGCAGTTAGAAAAGACATTTAAAACCAATATTTTTCCAATGTTTTATCTTACTAAAGAAGCCATTCCTTATATGGAAGAAGGCGATAGTATTATTAACACGACCAGTATTACCAGCTATCAAGGTCATGATGAGCTAATCGATTACGCAAGTACGAAAGGTGCTATTACTACTTTTACGCGCAGCTTATCGAACAATTTAATGAAACAGAAAAAAGGTATACGAGTGAATGGTGTGGCACCCGGTCCCATCTGGACTCCCTTAATTCCAAGTAGTTTTGATGCAGAAACCGTTGCAGAATTTGGTAAAGATACGCCAATGGGAAGAATGGGACAACCAAGTGAAGTTGCACCTGCTTATCTTTTCCTTGCCTCAGATGATGCAAGTTATATTACAGGTCAGGTTATTCATGTAAACGGTGGTCAAATCGTTAATGGCTAA
- the katE gene encoding catalase HPII produces the protein MNMTDNVKSTNKTSEMAGADAANKANTTQKTEQLDSVRDDATNEALTTNQGVKIADNENSLRAGIRGSTLLEDFILREKITHFDHERIPERIVHARGVGAHGYFQAYEGNERFTKAGFLTDPSIQTPIFVRFSTVQGPRGSADTVRDIRGFAIKFYTQEGNFDLVGNNAPVFFVQDGIKFPDFVHAVKPEPDTEMPTGATAHDTFWDFVSLVPESAHAVIWAMSDRAIPRNLRSIQGFGVHTFRLINAQGKSHFVKFHWTPKQGLSALVWDEAQKLAGKDPDFHRRDLYEAIENGVYPEWELGVQIVEEEDEMNFDFDLLDPTKIIPEELVPVTPIGRFVLNRNVDNFFAETEQVAFCPGHIVPGIDFTNDPLLQARLFSYTDTQLSRLGGPNFHQIPINKPVCPFHNNQRDGIHQHTIHKGQAAYQPNSIDNDWPAETPPAASNGGFESYPENISGHKLRQRSETFSDHFSQPRLYYKSLAPHEQKHVVDAYTFELSKVQRKHIRERQVQQILANIDLDLARQVGANLGIEIPDLTLDYKKTAVEKSAKLSFLAFPPEDIQGRKVAVLIHNLVKSDELEVMKNWAIKEGVTLHLLAPSLAPVKDHQDKIITADGMQMAEPSIAYDAVIIPDGDNLNAVMQDGVTRHYLLEAYKHLKPIAFLGNKSDLLEPLGLVADEGTLVEDEFQQIAEKFKNLIMAHRVWSREQIAAHVPA, from the coding sequence ATGAACATGACTGATAATGTTAAATCAACAAATAAAACAAGTGAAATGGCTGGTGCGGACGCTGCAAATAAAGCCAATACTACCCAAAAAACTGAACAATTAGACTCAGTCAGAGATGATGCAACCAATGAGGCATTAACCACAAACCAAGGGGTTAAAATAGCGGATAACGAGAATAGTTTAAGAGCGGGCATTCGTGGTTCGACACTATTAGAAGATTTTATTTTAAGAGAGAAGATCACTCATTTTGACCATGAACGTATTCCTGAACGTATTGTGCATGCACGTGGCGTAGGTGCACATGGTTACTTTCAGGCCTATGAAGGAAACGAGCGTTTTACAAAAGCGGGATTTTTAACCGATCCAAGTATTCAAACGCCAATTTTTGTACGCTTCTCAACTGTGCAAGGCCCACGTGGTTCTGCTGACACCGTCCGTGATATCCGCGGTTTCGCAATTAAGTTTTATACCCAAGAAGGTAATTTCGATTTAGTCGGTAACAATGCACCCGTGTTTTTTGTACAAGATGGTATTAAGTTTCCAGACTTCGTGCATGCCGTAAAACCTGAACCAGATACAGAAATGCCAACAGGAGCAACTGCTCATGATACTTTCTGGGATTTTGTGTCTTTAGTGCCTGAGTCAGCACATGCAGTCATTTGGGCAATGTCAGACCGTGCTATTCCACGTAATCTACGTTCAATTCAGGGTTTTGGTGTTCATACATTCCGCCTTATTAATGCTCAAGGCAAATCTCATTTCGTGAAATTCCACTGGACACCTAAACAAGGTTTAAGTGCTTTAGTTTGGGATGAAGCTCAAAAGCTTGCAGGTAAAGATCCAGATTTCCACCGTCGCGATCTCTATGAAGCGATTGAGAATGGAGTTTATCCAGAATGGGAACTTGGTGTACAAATTGTTGAAGAAGAAGATGAGATGAACTTTGACTTCGACTTATTGGACCCGACAAAAATTATTCCTGAAGAGTTGGTTCCAGTGACACCAATTGGCCGATTTGTTTTAAACAGAAATGTAGATAATTTCTTTGCAGAAACAGAGCAGGTGGCTTTCTGTCCAGGCCATATTGTGCCAGGGATTGATTTTACAAATGACCCACTTTTACAAGCACGTCTATTTTCGTATACCGATACGCAGTTAAGTCGTTTAGGTGGACCAAACTTCCATCAAATTCCGATTAATAAACCGGTATGCCCATTCCACAATAATCAACGTGATGGTATTCACCAACATACCATTCACAAAGGACAGGCTGCATACCAACCAAACTCAATTGATAATGATTGGCCAGCAGAAACACCACCTGCGGCTTCAAATGGTGGCTTTGAAAGCTATCCTGAAAATATTAGCGGACATAAACTTCGTCAAAGAAGTGAAACCTTTTCCGATCATTTTTCACAACCGCGCCTTTACTACAAGAGCCTTGCGCCTCATGAGCAAAAGCACGTGGTCGATGCCTATACTTTTGAATTAAGTAAAGTGCAAAGAAAACACATCCGTGAGCGCCAAGTTCAACAAATTTTGGCAAATATTGATCTCGATTTAGCTCGACAAGTAGGTGCTAACTTAGGAATCGAAATTCCTGATTTAACGCTAGATTATAAGAAAACTGCAGTTGAAAAATCAGCTAAATTATCTTTCTTGGCTTTTCCACCAGAAGATATTCAAGGCCGAAAAGTTGCAGTGCTCATCCATAATTTAGTGAAATCTGATGAACTAGAAGTTATGAAAAATTGGGCAATTAAAGAAGGTGTAACTCTTCATTTATTAGCGCCAAGTTTAGCTCCTGTAAAAGATCATCAAGATAAAATTATTACGGCTGATGGCATGCAAATGGCTGAACCTTCAATCGCTTATGATGCGGTAATCATTCCGGATGGCGATAATTTAAATGCTGTTATGCAAGATGGTGTGACTCGTCATTATCTATTAGAAGCTTATAAGCATTTAAAACCAATTGCATTTTTAGGTAATAAATCTGATTTACTTGAACCGCTAGGTTTAGTTGCCGATGAAGGTACGCTAGTTGAAGATGAATTCCAGCAAATTGCTGAAAAATTCAAAAACTTGATTATGGCTCATCGTGTTTGGTCACGAGAACAAATCGCTGCTCACGTACCAGCTTAA
- a CDS encoding iron-containing redox enzyme family protein: protein MPVVVKKRLLDLLQDNQQNYYELFVFFLDPDISSFEKEKKARDFLNQEIDKIDQEEIDFPATIKTVKEWCENDNKQNCELFQTYLSRRQNGGGREYFKNVGQAFEFLIKVSPTKKVDGAWLYSSVQYWNDPVFHDLIITYLEELGLGEPKANHVCIYDDLLRSLGLDSFDLLLEDEYYHNAVIQLALGYAPAEFIPEIVGFNLGYEQLPLHLLISNYELAELGIDSKYFNLHITIDNIDNGHADKAIKVIENIYDKYRDKELFFNKLKRGFALNSHGVSSSKIIKNLNLEDLVLKILKRKALVGQLIHNETRQFGCKTINQWLSNPEDVKGLVTHLIDHKWIKLNTDPEQSVFWRMINEENGKMFGVFNPVERQIIHDWIAGSDHASNFLAYSRELKNSQRIQDYLFSYISDGELDALQERIRQTPDLAIKICKLTPFLAPDSHHKSIGLWSTRKYVELLFPYLSSFNKN, encoded by the coding sequence ATGCCTGTTGTAGTGAAAAAAAGATTATTAGACTTATTACAAGATAATCAACAGAACTATTACGAATTATTTGTTTTTTTCCTTGATCCTGATATTTCTAGTTTTGAAAAAGAAAAGAAAGCAAGAGATTTCCTTAATCAAGAAATAGATAAAATAGATCAAGAGGAAATTGATTTTCCAGCAACTATAAAGACCGTTAAAGAATGGTGTGAAAATGATAATAAACAAAATTGTGAGTTATTTCAGACCTATTTGAGTCGTAGACAAAATGGCGGCGGAAGAGAGTACTTTAAAAATGTTGGTCAGGCATTTGAGTTTTTAATTAAAGTTTCACCCACTAAAAAAGTAGACGGTGCATGGCTATATAGTTCAGTTCAATATTGGAATGATCCGGTTTTTCATGACCTTATCATTACCTATTTGGAAGAGCTGGGGCTAGGTGAGCCGAAAGCAAATCATGTATGTATCTATGATGACTTATTACGTAGTCTTGGGCTCGATAGTTTTGATCTACTCTTAGAAGATGAATATTATCATAATGCCGTGATTCAATTGGCGCTTGGTTATGCTCCAGCTGAGTTCATTCCCGAAATTGTTGGCTTTAATTTAGGCTATGAGCAACTGCCACTTCATCTACTCATCAGTAATTATGAGCTTGCGGAACTTGGTATTGATTCTAAATATTTTAATTTGCATATCACTATCGATAACATTGATAACGGCCATGCAGATAAAGCAATTAAAGTTATAGAAAATATTTACGATAAATATAGAGACAAAGAACTTTTCTTTAATAAATTGAAGCGCGGTTTTGCTCTTAATAGCCATGGCGTTTCTTCTTCAAAAATTATTAAAAATTTAAATCTTGAAGATTTAGTCCTTAAAATTTTAAAAAGAAAAGCGCTCGTGGGTCAGCTAATACATAACGAAACTAGACAGTTTGGATGTAAAACGATTAACCAATGGTTATCAAATCCAGAAGACGTTAAAGGGTTGGTTACACACCTCATTGATCACAAGTGGATTAAATTGAATACCGATCCTGAACAGAGCGTGTTCTGGCGAATGATTAATGAAGAAAATGGAAAAATGTTTGGGGTATTTAACCCTGTAGAACGACAAATTATTCATGATTGGATTGCTGGTAGTGACCATGCTTCTAACTTTTTGGCTTATAGCAGAGAACTAAAGAATAGCCAGCGTATTCAAGACTATCTCTTTAGCTATATTTCTGATGGCGAACTCGATGCACTTCAGGAACGTATACGCCAGACCCCTGATCTTGCCATAAAGATATGTAAGCTGACCCCGTTTTTGGCCCCAGATTCACATCATAAAAGCATTGGTCTATGGAGCACACGTAAATATGTTGAGCTCCTTTTTCCATATTTAAGTTCCTTTAACAAAAACTAA
- a CDS encoding CinA family protein, protein MFNSCCKLLAQEKIKIAFFESASAGYLAYRFSLSPYSGDILIGSLVSYDLRVKENTLHISPELIEKYTPESMQVTVEMIKKGKELLHADLYVACTGLLKKGGSETSEKPVGTFFYSIYYQNNFYNFRRVFKGFPYLKLRQLLYYITQDIEYIILDNKK, encoded by the coding sequence ATGTTTAACTCATGTTGTAAATTACTTGCCCAAGAGAAAATTAAAATCGCATTTTTTGAAAGTGCTTCGGCTGGTTATCTCGCTTACCGCTTCTCTTTAAGTCCTTATTCAGGTGACATTCTTATTGGAAGCTTAGTTAGCTATGACTTACGTGTTAAAGAGAATACTCTTCATATTTCACCTGAACTTATTGAAAAATATACGCCTGAGTCTATGCAAGTCACTGTAGAGATGATCAAAAAAGGCAAAGAACTCTTGCATGCCGACCTCTATGTTGCCTGTACTGGCTTACTAAAAAAGGGGGGCTCGGAAACTAGTGAGAAACCTGTAGGCACTTTCTTTTATTCTATTTATTATCAGAATAATTTTTATAACTTTAGAAGAGTATTTAAAGGTTTTCCCTATCTTAAACTTAGACAACTTCTTTATTACATTACCCAAGATATTGAATATATAATATTAGATAATAAAAAATAG
- the surA1 gene encoding surface antigen protein 1 yields the protein MTDQNTDHAQLVAGDHNYSDSRWRESYLTRPYYQEAQLTTPDLDYDRDFSAAYELGHRARSESKEGTQFEDMEGSLQQKWEELKAESRLKWEHAKQAIKDAWDDM from the coding sequence ATGACAGATCAAAATACAGACCATGCTCAACTTGTAGCTGGCGACCATAATTATTCTGACTCTCGCTGGCGGGAAAGTTATCTTACTCGACCTTATTATCAAGAAGCTCAATTAACTACGCCAGATCTGGATTATGATCGTGATTTTTCTGCAGCTTATGAACTAGGTCACCGTGCCCGTTCAGAATCTAAAGAAGGAACTCAGTTTGAAGATATGGAAGGTAGCTTGCAACAAAAGTGGGAAGAATTAAAAGCTGAATCTCGTTTAAAATGGGAACATGCTAAACAAGCCATTAAAGATGCATGGGATGACATGTAA